In a genomic window of Corynebacterium coyleae:
- a CDS encoding HPr family phosphocarrier protein, whose protein sequence is MASKTVKVGSTVGLHARPATVIADAAGEYDDEILLTLVGGDEDDETDAASSLMIMAMGAEHGDEVIVTSDNAEAVEKIAALIAKNLDDE, encoded by the coding sequence ATGGCTTCGAAGACGGTCAAGGTCGGTTCCACGGTTGGTCTGCACGCTCGTCCGGCGACGGTGATTGCGGACGCTGCTGGTGAGTACGATGACGAGATCCTGCTTACCCTGGTCGGCGGCGACGAGGACGATGAGACTGATGCTGCGTCCTCGCTCATGATCATGGCGATGGGTGCAGAGCACGGCGATGAGGTCATCGTCACCTCTGATAATGCCGAGGCGGTTGAGAAGATCGCCGCACTGATCGCGAAAAATCTCGACGACGAGTAA
- the hrpA gene encoding ATP-dependent RNA helicase HrpA encodes MTDHSSSSPAPPKPQLYDALDAVPIADVRRFRRRLKNASAPDALRAIGKDIERARGVVEKRDALIPEITYPENLPVSARRDDIMELVRDNQVVVIAGETGSGKTTQIPKMLLEMGRGRRGLIGHTQPRRLAARTVAERIADELGQDIGESVGYAIRFDDKVSPSTAVKLMTDGILLTEMQRDRFLNAYDTIIIDEAHERSLNIDFLLGYLKRLLPKRPDLKVIVTSATIDPEAFASHFADAEGNPAPIIEVSGRTYPVEIRYRPLVEQIQKKDGSIKEIDTDMIDGVVAACKELMGEGNGDILCFFSSERDIRDCMEAIEKQHWRGVEVVPLFGRLSNAEQHRVFSPHSGRRIVLSTNIAETSLTVPGIHYVVDTGLARISRYSTRTKVQRLPIEEISQASANQRSGRSGRTADGIAIRLYSEENFEARPEFTDPEILRTNLASVILQMISLRLGDINEFPFIQAPDHKAVRDGLMLLHELGAISQKERGGAPTLTNVGRDISRIPVDPKMARMLVEANRLGVLDDVTVIVAAMTIQDVRERPLEYQAQADQAHARFKDKESDFLSSLKLWDYIGDSRDELSGNAFRKRMKREFLHYMRIREWRDLVRQLRDVERQLGWSPADSVAGERDAAAVHQSLLTGLLSNIGARDGNSKEFQGARGTRFMVFPGSSLAKRPPEFLMAAELVETSRLWARDVAKIEPAWVERAAGDLLKHSYSEPVWSRKRSAAMVHEKSMLYGVTIVRDRLVPYHRVDPAAARTMFIRHALLEGDWNRHHKFIDHNEALLAEAAEVEEKVRRRGLVVDEDTLFDFYDARLPDNVTTARHFDSWWKKQRAKDKHYLDFDPNALLDDDNVDASATAFPEAKRQGSVEYALRYKFEPGDPFDGVTVEVPVPLLANLDPDGFDWLVPGLRSELAAEMIRTLPKALRKTVVPAPDFAQRALEVMPEDVNTDIPFTEALADALRSVGGRGINATDFNPQALPPHLQVTYAAIDRRGKIVDHDKDLAALKRRQAGKIKSSVSKAGRQSESESVKKWTSDSLGAVPETVTTTIDGNEVDAYPALEATKDGVKVTVHPTKAAADASMVTATLTLLLREISVNAQQMTKGLPLRHKVAVDRYPHGGANGLVEDARVSVIRDLMMSHGGPVRTPEEFDALLAEIKPQVSGGVRRAVVNTAPALAAYADISVELDQWEGPAIDDMRSQLAFYLPRHAITVHGVQHLQHLPRYIDAMRIRLEDMRLDPDRDADRQAVVDGVKRYLADHMKRLPAQRSKTRAYKDILWLIEELRVSLFAQRLGTPRPVSQRRIEKKIDALR; translated from the coding sequence ATGACTGATCATTCTTCCTCCTCCCCCGCCCCGCCGAAGCCGCAGCTCTACGATGCGCTCGATGCTGTACCGATTGCGGATGTTCGACGGTTCCGTAGGCGACTCAAAAATGCGAGCGCGCCGGATGCGCTGCGGGCGATTGGGAAGGATATTGAGAGGGCACGGGGTGTCGTCGAGAAGCGCGATGCTCTGATCCCTGAAATTACTTACCCGGAAAACCTGCCGGTGTCTGCGCGCCGCGACGACATCATGGAACTGGTGCGCGACAACCAGGTCGTTGTTATCGCCGGCGAGACGGGATCGGGCAAGACCACCCAGATTCCAAAGATGCTGCTGGAGATGGGGCGTGGCCGGCGTGGACTGATTGGACACACGCAGCCGCGCAGACTCGCCGCTCGCACCGTTGCGGAGCGCATCGCCGACGAGCTCGGCCAGGACATCGGTGAATCTGTCGGCTACGCCATTCGTTTCGACGACAAAGTATCCCCGTCTACTGCGGTCAAGCTGATGACGGACGGCATCTTGCTCACAGAGATGCAGCGCGATCGCTTCCTCAACGCGTACGACACGATCATTATCGACGAGGCCCACGAGCGCTCACTCAACATCGACTTCCTGCTGGGCTACCTCAAGCGACTGCTGCCCAAGCGGCCGGACCTCAAGGTGATTGTCACATCTGCGACCATTGACCCGGAGGCATTTGCCAGCCACTTCGCCGACGCCGAGGGCAACCCAGCTCCGATTATCGAGGTCTCCGGGCGTACTTACCCAGTCGAAATCCGCTATCGACCACTGGTTGAGCAGATTCAGAAAAAAGACGGCTCCATCAAGGAGATTGACACCGACATGATCGACGGTGTCGTCGCCGCCTGCAAAGAACTTATGGGTGAGGGCAACGGCGACATTCTGTGTTTCTTCTCTTCAGAGCGCGACATCCGTGACTGCATGGAGGCGATTGAGAAGCAGCACTGGCGTGGCGTTGAGGTTGTTCCGCTGTTCGGTCGCCTCTCCAACGCGGAGCAGCACCGTGTGTTCTCCCCACACTCGGGTCGTCGCATTGTGTTGTCGACAAACATCGCCGAAACGTCTCTGACCGTGCCGGGCATCCACTATGTGGTGGACACTGGCCTGGCGCGTATCTCGAGGTATTCGACACGCACCAAGGTCCAACGTCTGCCTATCGAGGAAATCTCCCAGGCTTCCGCGAACCAGCGTTCGGGCCGATCGGGCCGTACCGCCGACGGCATTGCCATCCGCCTGTATTCGGAGGAGAACTTCGAAGCGCGCCCAGAGTTCACTGACCCGGAGATTCTGCGCACAAACTTGGCGTCAGTCATCTTGCAGATGATCTCGCTGCGGCTTGGGGATATCAATGAGTTCCCCTTCATCCAGGCGCCTGACCATAAGGCGGTCCGCGACGGACTTATGCTGCTGCACGAATTGGGGGCGATCTCGCAAAAAGAACGTGGTGGCGCACCGACCCTCACCAACGTTGGCCGCGATATTTCCCGCATTCCTGTGGACCCCAAGATGGCCCGCATGCTGGTGGAGGCCAATCGCCTCGGCGTGCTTGATGACGTCACTGTCATCGTCGCAGCCATGACCATCCAGGATGTTCGAGAACGCCCCTTGGAGTACCAGGCCCAGGCCGACCAAGCACACGCCCGCTTCAAGGACAAAGAGTCCGACTTCCTGTCATCGCTGAAACTGTGGGACTACATCGGCGATTCCCGCGACGAGCTGTCCGGCAACGCATTCCGTAAGCGTATGAAGCGCGAGTTCCTCCACTACATGCGCATCCGTGAGTGGCGCGATCTTGTCCGCCAATTGCGCGACGTGGAGCGACAGCTCGGCTGGTCTCCCGCCGATAGTGTCGCGGGTGAGCGCGATGCAGCTGCAGTCCACCAGTCGCTCTTGACTGGTTTGCTCTCCAATATCGGCGCGCGTGACGGCAATTCCAAAGAGTTTCAGGGAGCGCGCGGGACACGGTTTATGGTCTTTCCCGGCTCGTCGCTGGCTAAGCGGCCTCCGGAGTTTCTCATGGCCGCTGAACTCGTCGAAACGTCACGGCTCTGGGCTCGTGACGTAGCCAAGATCGAACCTGCTTGGGTTGAGCGTGCCGCCGGCGACCTGCTCAAACACTCCTATTCGGAACCTGTGTGGTCGCGTAAGCGTTCCGCAGCGATGGTCCACGAAAAATCCATGCTTTACGGCGTGACCATCGTGCGTGATCGGCTTGTTCCCTACCACCGGGTGGATCCTGCCGCTGCGCGCACAATGTTCATCCGCCACGCGCTGCTGGAGGGCGATTGGAACCGTCACCATAAGTTCATCGACCACAATGAAGCGTTGCTTGCGGAAGCAGCCGAGGTCGAGGAAAAGGTTCGCCGCCGCGGCCTTGTCGTCGACGAAGATACGTTGTTCGACTTTTACGACGCTCGCCTGCCCGACAATGTCACCACCGCTCGCCACTTTGATTCGTGGTGGAAGAAACAGCGTGCGAAAGACAAGCATTATTTGGACTTCGATCCGAACGCATTGCTTGACGACGACAACGTTGACGCCTCTGCGACCGCCTTTCCCGAGGCCAAGCGCCAGGGCTCCGTGGAATACGCACTGCGCTACAAGTTCGAACCGGGCGACCCGTTTGATGGAGTCACTGTCGAGGTACCCGTGCCACTCCTGGCAAACCTTGACCCTGACGGCTTCGATTGGCTCGTCCCAGGCTTGCGCTCTGAACTCGCTGCCGAGATGATCCGCACCCTACCGAAGGCGTTACGTAAAACCGTCGTCCCCGCCCCCGACTTTGCGCAGCGTGCACTCGAGGTAATGCCCGAGGACGTCAACACGGACATCCCGTTTACTGAAGCGCTCGCCGATGCGCTTCGAAGCGTTGGTGGCCGCGGTATTAACGCCACGGATTTCAACCCCCAGGCGTTGCCACCGCACTTGCAGGTTACCTATGCGGCAATCGACCGCCGCGGCAAGATCGTCGACCACGACAAGGATCTCGCAGCGTTAAAACGCCGTCAGGCGGGCAAGATTAAGTCGTCTGTATCCAAAGCTGGACGCCAATCGGAGTCTGAGTCTGTAAAAAAGTGGACGTCGGACTCGCTCGGCGCTGTACCGGAGACTGTGACCACAACAATCGACGGTAACGAGGTTGATGCTTACCCAGCACTCGAAGCTACAAAAGACGGTGTCAAGGTCACGGTGCACCCGACGAAGGCTGCTGCCGACGCGTCGATGGTCACTGCGACACTGACGTTGCTGTTGCGCGAAATCAGCGTTAATGCGCAGCAGATGACCAAGGGCCTACCGTTGCGCCATAAGGTCGCTGTTGACCGCTATCCCCATGGCGGAGCAAATGGCCTGGTCGAGGATGCTCGTGTATCGGTGATTCGTGATCTGATGATGTCGCACGGAGGCCCGGTGCGCACTCCGGAGGAGTTCGACGCCCTTCTCGCCGAGATTAAGCCACAGGTCTCGGGTGGTGTAAGGCGTGCTGTGGTCAACACTGCTCCAGCGCTTGCCGCGTACGCCGACATTTCGGTGGAGCTCGATCAGTGGGAGGGGCCTGCGATTGATGACATGCGTTCGCAGCTCGCCTTCTATCTCCCCCGTCACGCGATAACGGTTCATGGGGTGCAGCACTTACAGCATTTGCCGCGCTATATCGATGCGATGCGGATCCGGCTGGAGGATATGCGTCTGGACCCGGACCGAGATGCTGACCGCCAGGCAGTTGTCGATGGGGTGAAACGCTACCTTGCTGATCATATGAAGCGACTTCCCGCACAACGGTCGAAGACGCGGGCCTACAAGGATATTCTTTGGCTCATTGAGGAGTTGCGGGTCAGTTTGTTCGCGCAGCGACTTGGCACTCCCCGACCGGTCAGCCAGCGCCGGATTGAGAAGAAAATTGATGCGCTGCGCTAG
- a CDS encoding 1-phosphofructokinase family hexose kinase translates to MSSTKNTVRVVTLTPNPSMDVTVNVPVLKRGEVARISQTRKEAGGKGVNVAHACAKAGIRTIAIAPCAPSDPFADVIRELPVQFHPVAIAASVRTNTAIVEDDATTTKINEPGARLCDDEKAAVESAIDSVVADAEAVVLAGSLPPGVPTDWYADLVERIRRVNAGALVAVDTSDAPLQAIGERLDTSAPDVLKPNAFELARLTGGDGSALERSASEGDYAAIVSAAQKLIDHGVNEVLVTLGGAGACLVTRAGAWAATPPPVTVLSTVGAGDSSLAGYLMARIAGDEPAECLRRAVAYGSAAASLPGTGIPSPSDIDLEHTHVFPV, encoded by the coding sequence GTGAGCAGCACAAAGAACACGGTGCGGGTAGTCACCCTCACCCCAAACCCCAGCATGGATGTGACGGTAAACGTCCCCGTGCTTAAACGCGGTGAGGTTGCGCGGATTTCCCAGACCCGAAAAGAGGCGGGTGGAAAAGGGGTCAATGTCGCGCACGCGTGTGCCAAAGCGGGCATTCGAACCATCGCGATTGCCCCCTGTGCCCCCTCCGATCCGTTTGCGGACGTCATCCGTGAACTGCCGGTGCAGTTTCACCCCGTTGCTATCGCGGCATCGGTGCGAACCAATACTGCGATCGTTGAAGATGACGCAACAACGACAAAGATCAACGAACCAGGAGCGAGGCTTTGCGACGACGAAAAGGCGGCCGTTGAATCAGCTATAGATTCAGTCGTCGCAGACGCTGAAGCCGTCGTTCTTGCAGGATCGCTTCCCCCTGGTGTCCCAACTGACTGGTACGCAGATCTTGTGGAGCGCATCCGTCGGGTTAATGCTGGCGCGCTGGTCGCAGTGGATACTTCCGATGCACCGCTGCAGGCAATTGGTGAGCGACTCGATACGAGCGCGCCGGACGTGTTGAAGCCAAACGCGTTTGAGCTCGCGCGGCTCACCGGTGGCGACGGCAGCGCATTGGAGCGCAGCGCTTCCGAGGGCGACTACGCCGCCATCGTTTCGGCAGCACAGAAACTGATTGACCACGGGGTCAACGAAGTACTGGTCACCTTAGGCGGCGCCGGTGCATGCTTAGTTACTCGCGCTGGTGCGTGGGCGGCGACCCCACCTCCAGTCACGGTGCTCTCAACCGTCGGCGCTGGTGATAGTTCGTTGGCTGGCTACCTGATGGCACGGATCGCCGGGGATGAACCAGCCGAGTGCCTCCGCCGTGCAGTGGCGTACGGCTCGGCTGCGGCGTCGCTGCCGGGCACTGGCATCCCCTCTCCTTCCGATATCGACCTTGAACACACTCACGTGTTCCCCGTATAA
- a CDS encoding DeoR/GlpR family DNA-binding transcription regulator, whose amino-acid sequence MYAEERKRQIASLTAVEGRVSVAELAEKFDVTAETIRRDLTALHADGIVHRVHGGAVANQAFLTSELPLDARSRAASDAKTAIAKAALDFLPRHDNAAIFLDSGSTTSYFAQLLCEGTRAQDCSIVTNSLPIALDLSSAGLDGVQLLGGSVRAITQAVVGATALRTLALLRADVAFIGTNALTIDHGLSTADSQEAAVKSAMVTNAQKVVVLCDSSKIGNDYLVSFAPLDAIDIVITDSGAPETFLEDLERNDIEVVLAPVTSSTH is encoded by the coding sequence ATGTACGCCGAGGAGCGCAAACGCCAGATTGCGTCACTTACTGCTGTGGAAGGCAGGGTGAGCGTCGCTGAACTCGCGGAAAAGTTCGATGTCACTGCCGAAACGATCCGCCGCGACCTCACCGCACTTCACGCCGATGGGATTGTGCACCGCGTACATGGTGGTGCTGTTGCAAACCAAGCGTTTCTCACCTCTGAACTCCCGCTCGATGCCCGGTCTCGTGCGGCATCTGATGCGAAAACCGCGATCGCGAAAGCTGCACTGGATTTTCTCCCCCGCCACGACAACGCCGCGATTTTTCTGGATTCTGGCTCTACAACCAGTTACTTTGCACAGTTGCTTTGCGAGGGCACCCGCGCTCAAGACTGCTCTATCGTGACAAATTCGCTGCCAATCGCCCTGGATCTTTCCTCCGCAGGCCTTGATGGCGTACAGCTTCTTGGTGGGTCAGTTCGTGCAATTACGCAAGCGGTAGTTGGTGCGACTGCACTTCGAACGTTGGCATTGCTCCGCGCCGATGTCGCATTCATTGGTACCAATGCTCTGACGATTGACCACGGCCTATCTACCGCCGATTCTCAGGAAGCAGCCGTGAAATCGGCCATGGTCACAAATGCCCAGAAGGTCGTGGTCTTGTGTGATTCATCGAAGATCGGCAACGATTACCTTGTCAGTTTCGCACCCCTCGATGCCATCGACATCGTCATTACCGATAGTGGTGCACCTGAGACATTCCTCGAAGATCTCGAGCGCAATGATATTGAGGTCGTTCTTGCGCCGGTGACATCCAGCACACACTAA
- a CDS encoding hydrogen peroxide-inducible genes activator — translation MSNREYKPTLAQIRTFVTVAEQKHFVSAAAKLGISQPSLSQALASLENGLGLQLIERSTRRVIVTPTGEALLPYAKATLDAADAFLAQSRGALGELAGPLNIGIIPTIAPYLLPGVLIGIEENYPDLEPRIVENQTDQLLKMLRDGQLDLAVLATPTHAPGLEQLPLYDEPFVAVTNPDDPLAGRTDLGLDSLKDLNLLLLDDGHCLRDQIVELCKIAEATPGARKHAVTRASSLTTIVQLVVAGLGSTLIPASAVGTECSRPGVASATFANGVQAQRTVSLVYRASSQRVAEFEQLGRLVKASYERALESGKSLLPR, via the coding sequence ATGAGCAATCGAGAGTATAAACCGACACTCGCACAGATCCGTACCTTTGTCACGGTTGCAGAACAGAAACACTTTGTGAGCGCAGCAGCGAAACTTGGCATCTCCCAGCCTTCCCTGTCACAGGCTTTGGCGTCGCTTGAAAATGGTCTTGGCCTGCAACTTATCGAGCGTTCCACCCGGCGCGTGATCGTCACCCCCACCGGTGAAGCGCTGTTGCCATATGCGAAGGCAACCCTCGACGCTGCCGATGCTTTTCTTGCCCAGTCGCGCGGAGCGCTCGGCGAGCTCGCCGGCCCACTGAACATTGGCATCATCCCTACAATTGCGCCGTATCTCCTTCCGGGAGTGCTTATTGGGATCGAGGAAAACTACCCGGATTTGGAACCGCGCATCGTAGAAAACCAAACGGATCAACTGTTAAAAATGTTGCGCGACGGGCAACTCGATCTGGCAGTGCTTGCCACTCCGACGCACGCACCAGGTTTGGAGCAATTGCCGCTTTACGACGAGCCGTTTGTGGCAGTGACCAATCCGGACGATCCACTTGCCGGCCGCACCGATCTGGGGCTGGACAGCCTGAAGGACCTCAACCTTTTACTACTGGATGACGGCCACTGTCTCCGGGATCAGATTGTGGAGCTGTGCAAGATCGCTGAGGCAACTCCCGGCGCGCGCAAGCATGCTGTGACACGCGCATCGTCACTGACCACGATCGTCCAGTTGGTCGTGGCAGGGCTGGGGTCAACGTTGATTCCGGCCTCCGCGGTAGGCACTGAGTGCTCTCGCCCCGGAGTCGCTTCCGCAACGTTTGCAAACGGCGTACAGGCGCAACGCACGGTGAGCTTGGTCTACCGTGCGTCCTCGCAGCGTGTTGCGGAGTTCGAGCAGTTAGGGCGACTCGTGAAGGCTTCGTATGAGCGGGCCCTGGAATCAGGTAAATCCCTGCTTCCGCGCTAA
- the nrdR gene encoding transcriptional regulator NrdR, whose product MYCPFCHNEQTRVADSRLVEAGSAIRRRRECTECGGRFTTVENAVLTVVKRNGVSEPFDRDKLIVGVRRACQGRDVSDDALKRLAQEVEEIVRAQGSSQVPAHEIGLAVLEPLRALDEVAYLRFASVYKSFESADDFESEIRLMRRRDREEYR is encoded by the coding sequence ATGTATTGCCCCTTCTGTCATAACGAACAGACCAGAGTCGCTGACTCCAGACTTGTCGAAGCAGGCTCTGCAATTCGCCGTCGCCGTGAATGTACAGAATGCGGTGGTCGATTCACCACTGTTGAAAACGCGGTACTCACCGTCGTCAAACGTAATGGAGTAAGTGAGCCGTTCGACCGCGACAAGCTCATCGTTGGTGTGCGGCGTGCATGTCAAGGTCGGGACGTTTCCGACGATGCACTGAAGCGCCTCGCACAAGAAGTCGAAGAAATCGTGCGTGCGCAGGGCAGCTCGCAGGTTCCTGCTCACGAGATTGGTTTGGCAGTACTCGAGCCACTTCGTGCGCTTGACGAGGTTGCATACCTGCGCTTCGCATCTGTGTATAAGTCGTTTGAAAGTGCCGACGATTTCGAGTCGGAAATCAGGCTTATGCGTCGGCGCGACCGCGAAGAATATCGCTAG
- the lexA gene encoding transcriptional repressor LexA, with the protein MSTLSDRQRRILQVIQDAVVLRGYPPSIREIGDATGLQSTSSVAYQLKELEKKGFLRRDPNKPRAVDLRHLQQTTKPKRKTPQQDTPEDATPARFVPVLGQIAAGAPILAEENVDTYYPLPSDLLGDGDVFMLQVVGESMRDAGILNGDWVVVRSQPVAEEGEFVAALLDGEATVKEFHRDSTGVWLLPHNDAFAPIKGDSAEIMGRVISVFRTL; encoded by the coding sequence ATGAGCACACTTTCAGACAGGCAACGTCGAATCCTTCAGGTCATCCAAGATGCCGTTGTACTCCGCGGCTACCCGCCAAGCATCCGTGAGATCGGCGACGCTACCGGGCTGCAATCAACCTCATCCGTGGCATACCAGCTCAAGGAACTGGAGAAGAAGGGCTTCCTGCGCCGCGACCCCAATAAGCCGCGTGCCGTGGATCTGCGCCACCTGCAACAGACAACCAAACCGAAGCGCAAAACCCCCCAGCAGGACACACCCGAGGACGCGACTCCCGCGCGTTTCGTTCCAGTTTTGGGACAAATAGCAGCTGGTGCACCTATCCTGGCCGAAGAAAACGTCGACACCTATTACCCACTTCCTAGCGACCTACTCGGTGATGGCGACGTTTTTATGCTTCAGGTTGTTGGAGAGTCCATGCGCGATGCCGGCATCCTCAACGGCGACTGGGTTGTTGTACGTTCGCAGCCTGTTGCCGAGGAAGGCGAGTTCGTCGCTGCATTGCTTGACGGCGAGGCGACAGTCAAAGAGTTCCACCGCGATTCCACCGGTGTGTGGCTCCTTCCCCACAATGATGCGTTTGCCCCAATCAAGGGCGATAGCGCAGAGATCATGGGGCGTGTTATTTCCGTTTTCCGCACTCTTTAG
- a CDS encoding PTS fructose transporter subunit IIABC, protein MNQPLITPKLVTLDADLGISPSDVIGQLAARIADSDRATDAAAVAEAAVAREAKAGTGVNGRVAIPHCRSAAVTEPTLAFARLSNPVDFNGPDGDAELVFLIAAPEGGGKAHLKILSKLARALVRGDFVDNLRSAASEQEIVDLVHGVVNAEPKKAEPKKAEPKKKADAVVSSQSNAPIRIAAVTSCATGIAHTYMAADALTQAASKRDNVDLRVEPQGSSGGDPLDQAFIDSADVVIFAHDVAVRGKSRFAGKPVVDSPVKRGVNEPDTMIDEAIAASKDPNAPRVAAASKADSDDTASAATQSWPKRIQQAIMTGVSYMVPFVAAGGLLLALGFLFGGADMANGWQALVTEHSPTNLPGNQITVDGELIAFRRSGWLLYLGAVLFATGQMAMQFVVPALSGYIGYGLAGRPGIAPGFVGGAISVMVGAGFIGGLITGLLAGVIAHWIQTWKVPRWLSSLMPVVIIPLLTSLIIGVLMFLLLGRPLGAVMEGLTAWLESMSGSSAVLLGVTIGLMMCFDLGGPVNKAAYLFGTAGLSAGTQGAYEIMAAVMISGMVPPIALSIATFLRSSLFTPAEQENGKSAWLLGLSFVSEGAIPFAAADPFRVIPSMMLGGATAGAVSMALGVGAQAPHGGVFVIFAYHPWWGMLVALAAGVAVATLAVVALKQWWPNDEIRKAAKREEELVSA, encoded by the coding sequence GTGAATCAACCTCTCATCACGCCAAAACTTGTCACGCTTGATGCTGACCTTGGCATTTCTCCCTCCGATGTCATTGGCCAGCTCGCTGCACGTATCGCAGATTCTGACCGTGCGACTGATGCCGCAGCGGTGGCTGAGGCAGCCGTCGCGCGCGAGGCTAAGGCCGGCACCGGCGTGAACGGACGGGTCGCTATCCCGCACTGCCGTAGTGCCGCTGTCACCGAACCCACGCTTGCGTTTGCCCGGCTGTCCAACCCTGTTGACTTCAACGGCCCCGACGGTGACGCCGAGCTGGTGTTTCTCATTGCAGCACCTGAAGGCGGCGGCAAGGCACACTTAAAGATTCTCTCAAAGCTCGCCCGCGCACTTGTCCGCGGCGATTTCGTTGATAACCTCCGCTCCGCCGCGTCCGAGCAGGAGATTGTGGATCTTGTGCACGGCGTGGTCAATGCTGAACCGAAGAAGGCTGAACCGAAGAAGGCTGAGCCGAAGAAGAAGGCCGATGCGGTGGTGTCGTCGCAAAGCAATGCGCCAATTCGTATTGCAGCGGTCACATCGTGTGCGACCGGCATTGCGCACACCTACATGGCAGCGGATGCACTGACGCAAGCAGCTAGCAAGCGCGACAATGTTGATCTTCGTGTCGAGCCGCAAGGCTCCTCCGGTGGGGATCCGCTCGACCAGGCGTTTATCGATTCCGCTGATGTGGTGATTTTCGCCCATGATGTCGCTGTTCGCGGAAAGAGTCGCTTCGCGGGTAAGCCCGTGGTCGACAGTCCAGTCAAGCGTGGTGTCAACGAACCGGACACGATGATCGATGAGGCGATCGCCGCATCGAAGGACCCAAACGCACCTCGAGTAGCTGCAGCGTCGAAGGCAGATAGTGACGACACCGCGTCTGCCGCGACACAGAGCTGGCCCAAGCGCATCCAACAGGCGATCATGACCGGCGTTTCCTACATGGTGCCGTTCGTCGCCGCCGGTGGCCTGCTGTTGGCCCTCGGATTCCTCTTCGGCGGCGCGGACATGGCGAATGGCTGGCAGGCACTGGTCACCGAGCACTCCCCGACTAACCTGCCTGGCAATCAGATCACTGTGGACGGCGAACTCATTGCGTTCAGGCGCTCCGGCTGGTTGCTCTACCTCGGCGCAGTGCTCTTCGCCACTGGGCAGATGGCTATGCAATTCGTCGTGCCGGCACTGTCCGGCTACATCGGCTACGGACTCGCTGGGCGCCCGGGTATCGCACCTGGCTTCGTCGGCGGCGCAATCTCCGTGATGGTCGGCGCTGGCTTCATCGGTGGCCTGATCACCGGTTTGCTCGCAGGTGTGATCGCGCACTGGATTCAGACGTGGAAGGTTCCGCGCTGGCTGAGCTCGCTCATGCCGGTGGTGATCATCCCGCTGCTGACATCGCTGATCATCGGCGTACTGATGTTCCTGCTGCTGGGCCGTCCGCTCGGCGCTGTCATGGAAGGACTCACCGCGTGGCTGGAGTCCATGTCCGGTTCGTCTGCCGTGCTGCTTGGCGTGACTATCGGCTTGATGATGTGCTTCGACCTGGGTGGCCCGGTGAACAAGGCTGCCTACCTGTTCGGCACCGCTGGCTTGTCTGCGGGTACCCAGGGTGCGTACGAAATCATGGCCGCGGTAATGATCTCGGGCATGGTGCCGCCGATCGCACTGTCTATCGCCACCTTCCTGCGTTCCTCGCTGTTTACCCCGGCTGAGCAGGAGAACGGCAAATCTGCCTGGCTGCTGGGCCTGTCCTTCGTATCTGAAGGTGCGATCCCGTTCGCAGCTGCAGATCCGTTCCGTGTGATCCCTTCGATGATGCTTGGCGGCGCAACCGCAGGTGCGGTCTCGATGGCCCTTGGCGTGGGTGCGCAGGCACCGCACGGTGGCGTGTTTGTGATCTTCGCCTACCACCCGTGGTGGGGCATGCTCGTGGCGTTGGCTGCCGGTGTCGCGGTGGCAACGCTCGCTGTTGTGGCGCTCAAACAGTGGTGGCCTAACGATGAGATCCGAAAGGCTGCGAAACGCGAGGAAGAACTCGTGTCGGCTTAA